The Edaphobacter bradus genome contains a region encoding:
- a CDS encoding TonB-dependent receptor has protein sequence MHLVIARTNLTARLKRYAVSSIFLLFFFAFGLARGWSQLDTGTIIGAVHDGQGAAVVGASVTIRNVATGVAATTRTNNDGTYQVLSLIPGTYSVVATAQGFTPARNPSVEIHVQSRAQVDFTLGVVAVQEQIEVNASGVELQTQSAEAGLVVGAQQINDLPLNSRRYADLALLSPGIFKNPSVANSAPDRFSSNGNSETQNYFALDGVDNNSGSTNLQEGSVQNVQPPPDAIQEFRLQTRTYSTEFGTSAGAVVNASVKSGTNQFHGDVFEFARNSVLDSNTYFNRQKGIRKGTFSQNQFGGTIGGPIFRDHTFFFGDYQGLRSSTDVTAFSVVPSAKMKTGDFTELAVDSNGKPTNDPNKYAYKLQSLATGQTGCIDYHVSMVISPSCLDPVGVKLASLYPDPNDPNVPVWTGAPNYNYVFRSPAQNNSADLRIDHKLRENDMIFGRYSFLQQHRQNPLWTSNPIAGNGNSGADYAIRNQGLALGWTHVLSATAVNQARFGFLRDNAHSNPIGLTLGASNAPDYGLTGIPASPYTAGVPPIWISDFVNLGVSRYRPQFQVSQVFQFIDNFTKLIGQHSLMFGYQYHRNSDNFLDLQAPQGFMQSTGIYANKQGFGFADFLLGDIASTIYNTPLDVHQFLPGHSFFAEDTWRVAKNLTVNYGLRYELYAPMLNRTNAVANFSPANGGSLVTAAAGAQSWQDRSLIKPDKNSFAPRFGFSYQPAGNIVFRGGYGVFYQFINRIGSEAQLSLNQPFLKAVQVTQSSGSVTPVFQLKNGFPGATYAGSVVPLYLQKNNWQDPNQRTSYVQQASFGPQVQVSSNTVMELTWVGNWGRKMNRLRNANQGQVIGYNSPKQAIVQFPYANLNTATTVIAGAGQHSFLEYATNDGNTSYHALEASLRRQYMRGLGYQISYTWAHNMSDFVDNLTGNSTPQNAYDYAHEKSNSPFDQKHRFVASGLWKLPFGKDGLIMANDSKAARLLGNWQLNGILTLQTGLPMNITAPDSSQTGGNHAAYANCVANPFAGTTTNRAAISTPSPAPGVFISPSGFSIPTAGTFGTCRPRLFHGPGARNVDLSLFKQFPLGDERKFELRFEFFNAFNHANFANPATNMSNTATFGKVTSTINDPRQIQLAGKFYF, from the coding sequence ATGCATTTGGTTATAGCCCGAACCAATCTCACTGCGCGGCTGAAGCGCTATGCGGTCAGTAGCATATTTCTCCTGTTCTTTTTCGCATTCGGCCTGGCAAGAGGATGGTCGCAGCTTGACACGGGGACAATTATAGGTGCCGTGCACGATGGACAAGGTGCCGCAGTTGTCGGAGCCTCTGTCACTATCCGCAATGTTGCCACAGGCGTGGCCGCCACAACGAGGACGAACAACGACGGAACGTATCAAGTACTATCGCTTATCCCGGGTACCTACTCTGTCGTAGCAACGGCGCAAGGGTTCACTCCGGCGAGAAATCCGTCGGTCGAGATCCATGTTCAGAGCCGCGCCCAGGTCGATTTCACGCTGGGCGTTGTCGCTGTGCAAGAGCAGATTGAGGTAAATGCCAGTGGGGTCGAATTGCAGACGCAGTCGGCTGAGGCAGGTCTTGTCGTTGGAGCGCAACAAATAAACGACCTCCCTCTGAACAGTCGGCGCTATGCGGATCTTGCGCTGTTGTCGCCGGGCATCTTCAAGAATCCGTCGGTGGCGAATTCAGCCCCGGACCGCTTCAGCTCGAATGGTAATTCAGAGACGCAGAACTATTTTGCACTGGATGGTGTGGACAACAACTCTGGGTCGACAAATCTGCAGGAGGGATCAGTGCAGAACGTGCAGCCTCCGCCGGATGCGATTCAGGAGTTCCGGCTGCAGACGAGGACGTATTCCACGGAGTTTGGAACGTCGGCCGGTGCAGTAGTGAACGCTTCGGTGAAGAGCGGCACAAACCAGTTCCATGGGGATGTGTTTGAGTTTGCGCGAAACAGCGTGTTGGATTCGAACACATATTTCAATCGTCAAAAGGGAATTCGTAAGGGAACGTTCAGCCAGAATCAGTTTGGCGGCACGATCGGTGGGCCCATCTTCCGTGACCATACCTTCTTCTTCGGCGACTACCAGGGGCTTCGAAGTTCCACTGATGTAACAGCGTTTTCCGTGGTGCCTTCGGCGAAGATGAAGACGGGCGATTTCACGGAGCTTGCGGTGGACAGCAATGGCAAGCCAACGAATGACCCCAACAAATACGCCTACAAACTTCAGAGTCTCGCAACTGGCCAAACAGGTTGCATTGACTATCACGTCAGCATGGTGATCTCACCATCGTGCCTTGATCCGGTAGGAGTGAAACTCGCCTCTCTCTATCCTGATCCAAACGATCCGAATGTTCCAGTGTGGACAGGGGCCCCGAATTACAACTACGTATTTCGCTCACCGGCTCAAAACAACTCCGCCGATCTTCGTATCGATCACAAACTCCGCGAGAACGATATGATTTTCGGTCGCTACAGCTTTCTGCAGCAACATCGACAGAATCCATTGTGGACTTCAAATCCAATTGCCGGTAACGGAAATTCCGGAGCAGACTATGCCATCCGAAACCAGGGGCTTGCGCTAGGATGGACCCATGTCCTTTCCGCGACCGCGGTCAACCAGGCTCGTTTCGGCTTTCTTCGCGACAATGCCCATAGCAATCCCATAGGGCTCACCTTAGGAGCCTCCAACGCGCCCGACTATGGGTTGACTGGAATCCCCGCATCGCCCTATACAGCCGGGGTCCCGCCAATCTGGATCTCTGACTTCGTCAACCTTGGTGTATCCCGTTACCGGCCTCAGTTCCAGGTGTCGCAGGTCTTTCAATTCATCGACAACTTTACCAAGCTGATTGGCCAACATAGCCTAATGTTCGGCTATCAATATCACCGCAATTCGGACAACTTCCTGGATCTGCAGGCACCACAGGGCTTTATGCAGTCCACTGGAATCTATGCCAATAAGCAAGGGTTCGGATTTGCCGACTTTCTGCTGGGTGATATCGCCTCAACCATCTACAACACGCCGCTTGATGTGCATCAGTTTTTGCCCGGTCATTCTTTTTTCGCGGAAGACACATGGCGTGTTGCAAAAAACCTGACCGTAAACTACGGCCTGCGATATGAACTCTATGCACCAATGTTGAATCGGACAAATGCGGTTGCCAATTTTTCTCCGGCGAACGGAGGGTCTCTCGTTACCGCGGCAGCCGGAGCTCAGAGTTGGCAGGACCGCTCGCTTATCAAGCCTGACAAAAATAGTTTTGCCCCACGGTTTGGATTTAGCTACCAGCCGGCCGGGAATATTGTTTTCCGTGGCGGATACGGTGTGTTCTATCAGTTCATCAACCGTATCGGCTCTGAAGCTCAGCTGTCGCTAAATCAACCGTTCCTGAAGGCGGTACAAGTAACGCAGAGCAGTGGCAGTGTGACGCCGGTCTTTCAGTTGAAGAACGGTTTTCCGGGAGCGACATATGCAGGCTCGGTGGTTCCTCTGTATCTGCAGAAGAACAACTGGCAGGATCCGAACCAGCGGACCAGCTACGTGCAGCAGGCTAGCTTCGGACCACAAGTGCAGGTGTCCTCGAATACGGTGATGGAACTGACTTGGGTCGGAAACTGGGGCAGGAAGATGAATCGCCTGCGTAACGCCAATCAGGGCCAGGTGATCGGATATAACTCCCCGAAGCAGGCGATCGTTCAGTTTCCATATGCGAATCTCAACACGGCGACGACTGTGATCGCCGGGGCCGGGCAGCATTCGTTCCTGGAGTACGCCACCAACGATGGCAATACGAGCTATCACGCGCTGGAGGCGAGCCTGAGGCGCCAGTATATGAGGGGGTTGGGCTATCAGATCAGTTACACGTGGGCCCACAATATGTCTGACTTTGTCGACAACCTGACGGGAAATTCGACTCCGCAGAATGCTTATGACTATGCGCATGAGAAGAGCAATTCGCCCTTTGACCAGAAGCACCGCTTTGTTGCGAGCGGGCTGTGGAAACTGCCGTTCGGCAAGGATGGGCTGATTATGGCGAATGACTCGAAAGCTGCGCGCTTGCTGGGGAACTGGCAGTTGAATGGGATTCTGACACTCCAGACCGGACTTCCGATGAACATTACAGCTCCCGATAGCAGCCAAACCGGAGGCAATCATGCTGCCTATGCCAATTGTGTTGCGAATCCTTTTGCCGGGACGACGACGAATCGCGCAGCGATCTCGACGCCGTCGCCCGCTCCGGGTGTATTCATCAGTCCCAGCGGTTTTTCTATCCCGACTGCGGGGACGTTTGGAACATGCCGCCCTCGGCTTTTCCATGGACCAGGGGCTAGGAACGTCGATCTCAGCTTGTTCAAGCAGTTTCCGCTGGGAGACGAGCGGAAGTTCGAGTTGCGTTTTGAGTTCTTCAACGCATTCAACCATGCCAACTTTGCCAATCCCGCGACGAACATGAGCAACACAGCGACTTTCGGGAAGGTGACCTCGACGATCAACGATCCGCGTCAGATTCAGCTTGCGGGCAAGTTTTACTTCTAA
- a CDS encoding aldo/keto reductase, which translates to MATEASSNVGSIGIDGAGSRARTVGTISERTTMQKRILGKTGLEVSTLGFGCMGLSFGLGPATEKEEAIKVIRAAVEGGVTFFDTAEVYGPLVNEELVGEALAPFRGQVVIATKFGFKANPADGGKWNALDSRPEHIKEVAEASLKRLKVDALDLFYQHRVDLEVPIEDVAGAVKELIRKGKVKHFGMSEAGAKTSRRAHAVQPVAALQSEYSLWWREPEKEILPTLEELGIGFVPFSPLGKGFLTGAINESTTFPGNDIRNSVPRFNAEARKANKQVVDTLGKIAESKKATRAQIALAWLLAQKPWIVPIPGTTKLHRLEENLGATDVELSAENLKEIESAFSGIEVQGERYPEALQRLVGR; encoded by the coding sequence GTGGCGACGGAAGCGTCTTCCAACGTGGGTTCGATCGGTATAGACGGTGCTGGCAGCCGAGCACGGACAGTCGGCACGATTTCGGAAAGGACAACAATGCAAAAACGCATATTAGGAAAGACCGGACTTGAGGTATCAACGTTGGGCTTTGGCTGCATGGGGTTGAGCTTCGGCCTTGGTCCAGCGACGGAGAAAGAAGAAGCTATCAAGGTAATTCGCGCTGCGGTAGAGGGTGGTGTCACCTTTTTCGATACGGCCGAGGTCTATGGTCCTCTGGTGAATGAAGAACTGGTCGGCGAAGCTCTAGCACCGTTTCGTGGTCAGGTTGTGATCGCGACCAAGTTTGGCTTCAAGGCCAATCCAGCCGACGGCGGCAAGTGGAATGCCCTCGACAGCCGCCCCGAGCACATCAAGGAGGTGGCCGAGGCATCGCTCAAGCGTTTGAAAGTCGATGCTCTGGATCTCTTCTATCAGCATCGCGTTGACCTGGAAGTTCCAATCGAAGACGTTGCCGGCGCGGTAAAGGAACTTATCCGGAAAGGCAAGGTCAAGCACTTTGGTATGTCCGAGGCGGGTGCGAAGACGAGCCGCCGTGCCCATGCAGTTCAACCCGTCGCCGCACTCCAGAGCGAGTATTCCCTGTGGTGGCGAGAACCGGAGAAGGAAATTCTGCCAACGCTGGAGGAACTTGGGATTGGCTTTGTTCCGTTCAGCCCACTGGGCAAAGGTTTCCTTACCGGCGCGATTAATGAGAGCACAACTTTCCCAGGCAACGACATTCGGAACAGCGTTCCACGTTTCAATGCCGAAGCGCGCAAGGCGAACAAGCAGGTGGTTGACACTCTAGGCAAGATCGCGGAGTCGAAGAAAGCGACGCGGGCACAGATTGCCCTGGCATGGTTGCTCGCGCAGAAGCCGTGGATTGTGCCGATCCCAGGCACGACCAAGCTTCATCGTCTGGAAGAGAACCTCGGAGCGACGGATGTGGAACTCTCTGCAGAGAATCTCAAGGAGATCGAGAGCGCTTTTTCCGGCATTGAGGTCCAGGGGGAGCGATATCCAGAAGCGCTGCAAAGACTGGTCGGTCGATAA
- a CDS encoding PIG-L family deacetylase, with amino-acid sequence MFFRLSTLLKVEIALTVLSVSCFGQVAATTKPIADGRLESWELREEAPADANPLPVDRGAAALWQSLRKLHTRASMLMVTAHPDDEDGATLTYESRGEGARVALLTLNRGESGANVMSPDLFDALGLVRTEELLAADRYYGVDQYWTRVINDGFSKTKEESMSHWTRDRVLADAVRVVRLTRPLVISSVFIGGPSDGHGNHQVAGEMAQEVFRYAGDPKMFPEQIRAGLRPWSPLKEYAEVPRARVTEQGVYDYATHHWAPARAFDYIHEQWQPWPLDANVIVPTGRQDPILGVSYAQLSREGLGFQRSQNGGSSIPASGEMFSKYHRFASLSPAGDKEGSFFDGIDISLMGIASLVKKGDPTFLRQHLLEINEFVEQAMKEFDSRHPEKTAPLLASGLKATTALIAEVSASNLSDDEKYDVNHELRVKEAQFEKALGESFELSIMPTVASNHESDPPIAGFGETPESFLMAIPGQQFAVNVHIDNPNSTPVELEKVELLTREDERWNVTPTEIASSILVNNKPENHRFQVTVPQDASFTRPYFSRTNVEQPYYDIDDQQFLNRPLAPYPLTAWATFRYQNVVFNLGRVVQSVHRITGLGTVMEPLVTGPALSVSVSSSRGILPLTAQSFPIEANIHSNVKGPAKGTVRLELPPGWTSSPASTEFSTDKDGDDRLVLFSVTPSHVREEPYDVTVVAEYNGHQYREGYQTAGYRGLRPYNLYRPSTYRVTGVDVKIAPKLNVGYVMGSGDKVPQALESLGVNLTFLAAPDLASGNLSKYDVILLGVRTYAVRDDLRANNSRLLDYVKDGGVVVVQYNTPEFDKNYGPYPYTMTNDPEEVTDEASKVEILDPDNPVFQWPNKIGAKDFEGWVAERGSKFMSKWDPRYQPLLETHDPEQDPQKGGLLYARYGKGAYVYNAYAFYRQLPEGVPGAFRILANLVSLSKNPQFNSSMRSMNTTKGQ; translated from the coding sequence ATGTTCTTTCGTTTAAGTACCTTACTGAAGGTCGAAATAGCACTTACGGTTCTTAGTGTCTCGTGTTTTGGCCAGGTTGCTGCAACTACGAAGCCAATAGCAGATGGGCGTCTGGAGTCGTGGGAGCTTAGAGAGGAAGCTCCAGCCGACGCGAACCCGCTTCCTGTCGATCGCGGAGCTGCGGCTTTGTGGCAATCTCTTCGCAAGCTGCACACGCGCGCGAGCATGCTGATGGTTACCGCACATCCGGACGATGAGGACGGGGCGACGCTCACGTACGAATCACGTGGCGAAGGCGCACGCGTAGCGCTGCTCACGCTGAATCGTGGCGAGAGCGGCGCCAACGTGATGTCGCCGGATCTCTTCGACGCGCTCGGCCTGGTACGAACAGAGGAATTGTTGGCGGCCGATCGTTACTACGGTGTCGATCAATATTGGACGCGTGTCATCAACGACGGATTCTCCAAGACCAAAGAGGAGTCGATGAGCCATTGGACACGCGACCGCGTGCTTGCCGATGCCGTACGAGTCGTACGTTTGACCCGCCCGCTTGTGATCTCCTCCGTCTTCATCGGTGGGCCAAGCGATGGACATGGCAATCACCAGGTGGCCGGAGAGATGGCGCAGGAGGTGTTCCGTTATGCCGGAGATCCAAAGATGTTTCCGGAACAGATTCGAGCCGGTTTGCGCCCATGGTCGCCTCTAAAAGAATACGCAGAGGTACCGCGAGCTCGTGTCACCGAACAAGGTGTCTATGATTACGCTACACACCATTGGGCGCCCGCACGAGCGTTCGACTACATCCATGAGCAATGGCAGCCCTGGCCACTGGACGCGAATGTCATCGTTCCTACAGGTCGGCAGGATCCTATACTCGGTGTTTCATACGCGCAGTTATCTCGCGAGGGTCTTGGCTTCCAAAGATCACAGAATGGTGGGTCGAGCATTCCAGCCTCTGGCGAAATGTTTAGCAAGTACCATCGTTTCGCTTCTTTGTCTCCTGCTGGAGACAAAGAAGGTTCTTTCTTCGATGGCATCGATATATCCCTCATGGGAATTGCTAGCCTGGTGAAGAAGGGTGATCCTACTTTCCTGCGCCAGCATCTGCTGGAGATTAACGAATTTGTCGAACAAGCTATGAAAGAGTTTGACTCTCGTCATCCGGAGAAGACGGCGCCGCTACTGGCTTCCGGGTTGAAGGCTACAACGGCGCTCATCGCAGAGGTCAGCGCGAGCAATCTCTCCGATGACGAGAAATACGATGTAAACCATGAACTGCGTGTCAAAGAAGCGCAGTTCGAGAAAGCGCTGGGGGAATCGTTTGAGCTATCCATTATGCCCACAGTCGCGTCGAATCACGAATCTGACCCACCCATAGCCGGATTCGGTGAAACTCCAGAATCATTCCTGATGGCTATCCCAGGCCAGCAGTTTGCCGTTAATGTTCATATCGATAATCCGAACTCTACACCTGTCGAATTGGAAAAGGTTGAGTTGTTGACGCGCGAGGATGAGCGCTGGAACGTAACACCGACAGAGATCGCCTCATCTATCCTGGTCAACAACAAGCCGGAGAATCACCGTTTTCAGGTAACGGTGCCTCAGGATGCATCCTTTACACGCCCTTATTTCAGCCGCACGAATGTGGAACAGCCCTACTATGACATTGATGATCAGCAATTTCTGAACCGACCCCTGGCCCCCTATCCACTAACCGCCTGGGCCACGTTCCGCTATCAAAATGTGGTCTTTAACCTGGGCCGTGTAGTGCAATCCGTCCACCGCATCACGGGGCTCGGAACTGTGATGGAGCCGCTCGTTACCGGTCCGGCGCTCTCGGTTTCAGTAAGTTCATCCAGAGGCATTCTGCCGCTTACGGCGCAATCCTTTCCTATTGAGGCCAACATACACAGCAATGTGAAGGGTCCGGCGAAAGGAACTGTGCGGTTGGAATTACCACCAGGATGGACGAGTTCGCCCGCATCGACCGAGTTCTCCACTGACAAAGATGGAGATGATCGATTGGTGCTGTTCAGCGTCACCCCCTCGCATGTTCGCGAGGAGCCGTACGACGTGACTGTCGTGGCTGAATACAATGGTCATCAGTATCGAGAGGGCTATCAGACTGCAGGGTATCGCGGGCTACGCCCCTACAACTTGTACCGGCCTTCGACGTACCGCGTTACCGGCGTCGATGTAAAGATCGCTCCCAAGTTGAATGTTGGTTACGTTATGGGCAGCGGAGATAAAGTGCCGCAGGCTCTCGAAAGCCTCGGGGTCAACCTTACGTTCCTTGCTGCGCCCGATCTGGCAAGCGGCAACCTTAGTAAATACGACGTGATTCTCTTGGGCGTTCGTACCTATGCGGTGCGAGATGATCTGAGAGCCAATAACAGCCGGCTGCTGGATTACGTGAAAGATGGCGGCGTTGTAGTCGTCCAATACAACACTCCAGAGTTCGACAAGAACTACGGGCCGTATCCGTACACTATGACGAATGACCCCGAAGAGGTGACTGATGAGGCCTCGAAAGTAGAGATTCTGGATCCGGATAATCCAGTTTTTCAATGGCCCAATAAGATCGGAGCAAAAGACTTCGAAGGTTGGGTAGCAGAGCGCGGATCGAAATTTATGAGTAAATGGGATCCGCGCTATCAGCCACTCCTCGAAACCCACGACCCGGAACAGGATCCGCAAAAAGGAGGTCTGCTCTATGCGCGTTATGGCAAGGGCGCATATGTCTATAACGCGTATGCGTTTTACCGGCAGTTACCGGAAGGCGTGCCCGGAGCTTTTCGCATTTTGGCAAATCTTGTTTCATTGTCGAAGAATCCGCAATTCAACTCTTCGATGCGCAGTATGAACACCACTAAAGGACAGTGA
- a CDS encoding LysR family transcriptional regulator, whose product MKNGLGELAAFAVVAEERSFTRAAARLGISQSALSHSMRGLEKRLGLQLLARTTRSVSPTAAGTALLQDLTPALERIERSLAEARKRRKSPTGRIRLIIPRTATYMVLLPKLARLARTYPEIVLEVTSSNDPVDLVAGEYDAGVQIGEFIQRDMIAVRVSKDLRLAVVGSPEYFKTRKIPRTPRDLKDHACIGFRFSSGIYRWEFEKGRKALTVNPQGPVTFDDPDLVVQAVLNGVGIATTVEQPLSEMIAKGRLVQVLRDWCPTFPGYFLYYPSRRNQPAALAALINTLRLSD is encoded by the coding sequence ATGAAGAATGGTCTTGGCGAACTTGCCGCATTCGCGGTTGTTGCTGAAGAACGAAGCTTTACCCGCGCCGCCGCCCGGCTTGGTATCTCTCAATCCGCACTCAGCCATTCCATGCGAGGCTTGGAAAAGAGGTTAGGTCTCCAGCTCCTCGCCCGAACGACGCGAAGCGTATCACCCACAGCCGCCGGTACCGCACTCCTTCAAGATCTCACCCCCGCTCTGGAACGTATCGAGCGATCGTTGGCCGAAGCACGAAAACGAAGAAAGAGTCCGACAGGCCGGATTCGTCTGATCATTCCGCGAACAGCCACGTATATGGTGCTTCTACCGAAATTGGCCCGGCTTGCACGCACCTACCCTGAAATCGTCTTGGAGGTCACGTCCTCGAATGACCCGGTCGATCTCGTAGCCGGAGAGTACGATGCTGGCGTGCAGATCGGTGAGTTCATCCAACGTGACATGATCGCAGTCCGTGTCAGCAAGGACCTGCGCCTCGCAGTTGTCGGCTCGCCGGAATATTTCAAGACCCGCAAGATTCCCCGAACGCCTCGAGATCTGAAAGATCATGCCTGCATAGGCTTTCGCTTTAGCAGTGGCATCTACCGATGGGAGTTTGAGAAAGGCCGTAAGGCACTAACCGTCAATCCGCAGGGTCCAGTGACGTTCGACGATCCAGACTTGGTTGTCCAAGCAGTGTTGAACGGTGTAGGTATCGCAACGACAGTGGAACAACCTCTATCGGAGATGATCGCAAAAGGGCGCTTGGTCCAGGTCCTGAGGGACTGGTGTCCAACCTTCCCCGGCTATTTTCTTTACTATCCAAGCCGTCGGAATCAGCCTGCTGCTCTTGCCGCCCTGATCAACACGCTTCGACTTTCGGATTGA
- a CDS encoding Gfo/Idh/MocA family protein: MMDRRSFVKAMAGTSALAMNARAYAKILGANDRIRIGQLGCGARSHGHVHMVQLASARTQVETVAVCDLWSHARERRAEQVRNVFGGQPLTYKYSEEMLMRKDIDGVMIATGDFQHAKLCAEVVRAGKDCYVEKPFANTLEDAKEARAAVKASKQVVQMGTQHRSQPYQREVRDIIRSGRIGKVVKIAQEWNVNMQRWGKRPEVNELRQEDTDWQRWLLGKPYQPFDPRVYLEFRLYRKFSSGIFDQWMSHASDLVHLWTDETHPTSAASNGGIYVWNDGRENPDTCTVAFNYPQGFLHTFATTFGNSYRSFTRIQGTKGTIDNFGGEGASLFMVTREGGPHEPDPAGDVAQPRYTTPPGMGPASDGAEIVRVTGAPQADSIGPDDDDSYHVENWLQAMRSRGETNANVDHGFSHSVACMMASRSYWSGKRVYWDPQREEIVDEPV; the protein is encoded by the coding sequence ATGATGGATCGACGCAGCTTTGTGAAAGCAATGGCGGGGACCTCCGCGCTCGCGATGAACGCCCGCGCCTACGCTAAAATTCTCGGCGCCAATGACCGTATACGTATAGGTCAGCTCGGTTGCGGAGCCCGTAGTCACGGCCATGTCCATATGGTGCAACTTGCTTCGGCGCGTACGCAAGTAGAAACAGTCGCGGTTTGCGATTTATGGAGCCATGCGCGTGAGCGTCGTGCCGAACAGGTTCGCAACGTGTTCGGTGGTCAGCCACTTACTTACAAATACTCCGAAGAAATGTTGATGCGAAAAGATATCGACGGCGTGATGATCGCGACCGGCGATTTCCAGCATGCGAAGCTTTGTGCCGAGGTGGTCCGTGCGGGTAAGGATTGTTATGTCGAAAAGCCATTCGCAAATACGCTTGAAGACGCCAAGGAAGCCCGGGCCGCGGTTAAGGCCTCGAAGCAGGTTGTGCAGATGGGGACACAGCATCGCAGCCAACCCTATCAACGTGAAGTTCGCGACATCATTCGCTCCGGTCGCATCGGAAAAGTCGTCAAGATTGCCCAAGAATGGAATGTCAACATGCAGCGATGGGGGAAACGCCCGGAGGTAAATGAACTGCGCCAAGAGGATACCGACTGGCAACGCTGGCTGCTCGGAAAACCGTATCAGCCTTTCGATCCGCGCGTGTATCTGGAGTTTCGCTTGTATCGCAAGTTTTCTTCAGGCATCTTCGATCAGTGGATGAGCCACGCCAGCGACCTTGTGCATCTTTGGACGGACGAAACGCACCCAACCAGCGCAGCGTCGAATGGCGGTATCTATGTCTGGAATGATGGCCGCGAGAATCCGGACACCTGCACGGTAGCATTTAACTATCCGCAAGGATTTCTACACACTTTTGCCACTACGTTCGGGAACAGCTATCGCAGTTTCACGCGTATTCAAGGGACCAAAGGCACCATCGATAATTTCGGTGGAGAAGGTGCATCCCTTTTCATGGTGACCCGCGAAGGCGGGCCTCACGAACCCGACCCCGCGGGCGATGTGGCGCAGCCGCGGTATACAACCCCTCCAGGTATGGGACCGGCAAGCGATGGTGCCGAGATTGTGCGGGTAACCGGAGCGCCTCAAGCCGATTCAATTGGACCGGACGACGACGATTCGTATCACGTGGAAAACTGGCTGCAGGCAATGCGTTCTCGCGGCGAGACAAATGCCAATGTAGACCACGGGTTCTCCCATTCTGTCGCGTGCATGATGGCCTCGCGCTCCTACTGGAGCGGCAAGCGCGTCTACTGGGATCCGCAGCGAGAGGAAATTGTCGATGAGCCGGTATGA
- the dinB gene encoding DNA polymerase IV codes for MSVPISTSANPVASSAQLRKIVHVDMDAFYASVEQRDDPTLRGKPVVVAWPGKRSVVCAASYEARRFGVRSALPALTAERLCPEATFVKPDFVRYKAVSLAVREIFQRHTDLIEPLSLDEAYLDVTQNKMQLPTATRVAKMIREQIREELNLTASAGVAPNKFLAKIASDWKKPNGLFVIQPHEVQSFLLPLPVGRIPGVGQVTESRMKAVGIATVGDLYTLELSTLESHFGSYGLRLYQLARGIDHNPVVPNRVSKSISAEDTFREDVPLAETELQIRHLAEKVWKSSHGNARAAKTVVLKLKTKEFSSLTRSLTLPAPPTSCDELTGIALALRERVEMGPKQLFRLVGVGLSNFQAAEERASPLFDEEPVEEL; via the coding sequence ATGAGCGTGCCGATCTCAACCTCGGCGAACCCTGTCGCGAGTTCTGCCCAGCTTCGCAAGATTGTTCACGTTGATATGGACGCGTTCTATGCCTCCGTCGAACAGAGAGACGATCCGACGCTTCGCGGTAAACCGGTTGTTGTAGCTTGGCCAGGCAAACGTTCCGTCGTCTGTGCCGCATCCTACGAAGCCCGACGTTTTGGAGTGCGTTCGGCGCTTCCGGCTTTGACTGCAGAACGTCTGTGCCCGGAGGCAACCTTCGTCAAACCGGACTTCGTTCGCTACAAGGCGGTCTCTCTCGCTGTGCGTGAGATCTTCCAGCGTCATACCGATTTGATTGAACCGCTGTCTCTCGACGAAGCCTATCTGGACGTGACCCAGAACAAGATGCAACTCCCGACAGCGACGCGCGTCGCGAAGATGATCCGTGAGCAGATACGCGAGGAGTTGAACCTCACGGCCTCCGCCGGCGTAGCGCCGAACAAATTCCTGGCGAAGATCGCTTCCGATTGGAAGAAGCCGAACGGCCTGTTTGTCATTCAGCCGCACGAAGTACAGAGCTTTCTTCTCCCGCTGCCGGTGGGTCGCATTCCCGGAGTGGGACAAGTCACGGAGAGCCGCATGAAGGCAGTCGGAATTGCAACGGTCGGCGATCTCTATACGCTGGAGTTGTCCACCCTTGAAAGTCACTTCGGAAGCTATGGCCTGCGCCTCTATCAACTCGCCCGCGGTATCGACCACAATCCCGTCGTGCCGAACCGAGTCAGCAAGTCCATCTCAGCCGAAGATACCTTTCGCGAAGACGTTCCGCTAGCGGAGACTGAGTTACAGATTCGTCACCTAGCTGAGAAAGTTTGGAAATCCTCGCATGGCAATGCGCGGGCTGCGAAGACGGTGGTTCTGAAGCTCAAGACGAAAGAGTTTAGTAGTCTCACACGAAGTCTCACGCTTCCGGCTCCGCCCACATCGTGCGACGAGCTTACAGGTATCGCACTCGCTCTACGCGAACGGGTTGAGATGGGGCCGAAACAGTTGTTCCGTTTGGTGGGGGTCGGCCTCAGCAACTTTCAAGCCGCCGAGGAGCGAGCTTCGCCTCTATTTGATGAGGAGCCTGTCGAAGAGCTATGA